One Loxodonta africana isolate mLoxAfr1 chromosome 4, mLoxAfr1.hap2, whole genome shotgun sequence genomic region harbors:
- the LOC135231370 gene encoding olfactory receptor 6C2-like, with protein sequence MKNHTITTFVLLGLTDDPKLQIPIFIFLLLTYMLSISGNLTIISLTLVDSHLKTPMYFFLQNFAFLEISFTSACIPRYLYNIATGDRSIIYNICVIQVFFTDVFGVTEFFLLAIMSYDRYVAICKPLHYVTIMSSRVCKTLVLCCWMAGLLIIFPPLTLFLNLKFCDSNLIDYFVCDVPPILKNSCSDTWLIEQLVIVCAVLTFILTLICVVLSYIYIVKTILRFPSAHQRKRAFSTCSSHMIVVSITYGSCIFIYVNPSGKQSVASNKGVSVLITSIVPMLNPFIYTLRNKQVRQAFSDSFKRIAFVTKM encoded by the coding sequence ATGAAAAACCACACAATAACAACCTTTGTTCTgctgggactgacagatgacccaaaACTTCAGattccaatttttatttttctacttctCACGTATATGTTGAGTATAAGTGGAAATCTGACCATCATATCCCTCACTTTAGTGGACTCCCACCTCAaaacacccatgtactttttcctacaAAATTTTGCCTTTTTAGAAATTTCATTCACATCTGCTTGTATTCCTAGATATTTGTACAACATAGCAACAGGTGACAGATcaattatttataatatttgtGTGATTCAAGTATTTTTTACTGATGTCTTTGGAGTGACAGAATTTTTCCTTCTGGCtatcatgtcctatgaccgctatgtggccatctgcaagccacTGCATTACGTGACCATCATGAGCAGCAGAGTCTGCAAGACACTTGTCCTCTGCTGTTGGATGGCTGGCTTATTGATCATATTCCCACCACTTACTTTGTTCCTAAACTTGAAATTCTGTGACTCAAATCTGATTGATTATTTTGTCTGTGATGTACCTCCTATCCTTAAGAATTCTTGCTCAGACACATGGCTCATAGAGCAGTTAGTTATTGTCTGTGCTGTGCTCACTTTCATTCTGACCCTTATATGTGTTGTTCTGTCCTACATATACATTGTCAAGACCATTCTAAGGTTCCCCTCTGCCCATCAGAGAAAAAGGGCCTTTTCCAcctgttcttcccacatgattgtgGTTTCCATCACCTATGGCAGCTGTATCTTTATTTACGTCAATCCTTCAGGAAAGCAATCGGTGGCTAGTAATAAAGGTGTGTCAGTGCTAATCACGTCCATTGTTCCCATGTTGAACCCATTCATTTACACTCTGAGAAACAAACAAGTGAGACAAGCCTTCAGTGACTCCTTCAAAAGAATTGCATTTGTTACAAAGATGTAA